A region of the Leptospiraceae bacterium genome:
GGCAATTTATAAGTAAAGATTTCTTTTTTGCTTGGTTCAAGCGCAATAATTCGATTACCCACTTGAGAAGCAGGTTGATACGAAAGTAAAAAAGGATACAAAGAACATTCTATATTAAAATAAATTAATACAGTTGCAAAAATGGAAAGGAGTAAAGTCGGTCTATAATTTTTTAACAAAAAAGTAAAGGAAATAATAAATAATAAAATCAAAGGTGTCCACTTAAACTCTATTACGGAGAATGGAGTTAATAGTAAAAATACGATAGTTGCTAGATAAGGCAGAAGAAATAGATAATTCTTTTGATTATTTTCAATGTATTTTTCCACGACGCCGGACGTAAATATAGCTGCTGCGGGTAATAGCCAGTAGATGTACTGCGGAAGTTGGTATCTAGAAAAACTAATAAGCCCCAGGAATAAAAAAAACCAAAATGGAATTACAAAATACTGGGCTTCAAATTGATTTAATTTTATTTTTTCCATTAGCATTTTAAATTGATTTCTAAATCCATTTTTCTCAATTTCATTCTTTAGAACTGAAACAAGATAGAAAATTAATGGAATTAAAAAAGTAGAAAACGCCCATGCAAAATTCAAAATGAAATAAAATGGATCTACCTTTTGGTCATACATTTTTCTATAAAACCTACCGAAAGATTGAATCCATAAGAAAAAATGTGGACCATACCAAGAAAAATCCTGAAATAAAATATAAGACCAAATTGCCGGAAATAAAAGGAGTAGCGGTATACCTACTATTAGCCTCATATTCTTCAGTAGAGTCCAATCTCTCCTGATTAAAATATCTCCTCCAATAGAAATAGCAGGAATTACAAGGGAAATTGGACCTTTTGTAATAAATCCAAGTCCTATAAAAACATACATCAAGTAAAACCATCTCGAATTCTTCTTTACTCCCAAATAATAAGCATGATGAATAAATAGTAAATAGGCAGTTAAATAGACGTCAATTTTAGGATCGACAACCATGGCAAATAAACCAGGGCAGGTTGCATAAATTACGAAGGCAAGAAAAGACCTACGAAAATTATTTGAAATAAGATAAGTAATTCTAAAAATAGAATAAAAAGAAAGTAAAGTGATGAGTATTGCAGGAAGCCTAAAAGTATAATTTGAAATCCCAAATAATTTAAAAAAAAATGCAATCGACCAAAAAGTTAAAATTGGTTTATCTAAGTATTGTTTCCCATTATCCCGCAGAAAAAAATATTCATTGTTTGTAACCATCTCCCGCACAATTTCTGCATATTGAGCAGAATCAATGTCTATCACATCAAACGGTAGAGTAAATAGAATTGGAGCAATAGAGGCTATTAAAACTAAAAAGTATAAAATTCGTTTCATTAATCCCCCAGACCAGATTGAAGCATACATTCTGCCATACCTTTACATGAGTCTGATTCCTCTGCGTAACAGCTTAAAATTTCAGATTGGTATCTGGTACAACCTTTCATACAATTAATGACACCCAAGTTTAACTCCGGTCCTGTTATTTTCATTTTATTTACTTCCTCAGTACACTTTATAAAAAAATTACATGCACTTTCACACTTAGCTTCAGTAGGATCTTTGCATTCTGAAAACAAAAAAACAAGTATTATAAAAATAAGTTTCTTCATATTTATATCTCCTAAACTTTGCAGTTTATTTTTTAAACCTATTAGATTCTAATTATCCATATTCCTTTTCGATTTTTTAAAGAGATAGTAAGGAGCATTCTTTAAGAAATCAATTCACTCTTAGAATTCAAAATTTTATTAATAGATAAAATGTCTATATATAAAATATAATTTATATGTTTGACTAAATTTTTATTAAAATTAACTTGATTAATAGTTAATAAAGTGAAGTAATTTTGAAAAGAACTAAACAATTAAACCAAATAGCTAAGGCAATCCGAGAGTTCTATAAATCTCTAAAGAACGAATTTAACGCTATTTTAGAATCAGAGGGTTTTACGAATGGGGAATTTTTATTACTCAAAAGTATAGCACTTTCCGGTAATAAAAAAATATCTGAAATTGCTAAAGAACTTTGTGTTACAATGCCCTATCTTACTTCTCTGGCTATTTGTGCGCAAAACTAAAAAGCGAAATGCGCACTAAACTATTAACTAGAAAAACTTTTCCGAAAAACTCTACGCACTAGCCCAATAAAACAACTTAGCAGTTCCATCGGAAACTAACGCAGAGCCGCCAATGTCGCTTAGTGCGAAAGATGTTGATGTTAAGCGAAAAATAGCAATTCCGCCCGAATTACCGATAGTATGACCAGCATAAGCCACAAAGCTCGTAAGACTTGAAAAGCTGACAGAATGAACACCATTCGGAATAGTATACACCCTAAGAACCAAACCAGCGATACCAGTTTCGTTAATACATTGTAACGCATTAGCCACATTACTCAAACCGACTTGCGTTTTAGTTACACCGTGAGGGTTACTAGTGCTATTTACATGAGCGTCTAACTGTGATTTGTTCACAGCATGACCCTCAGCAGTTCCAACCGGAATTGTAATTGCACCCGTGAAAGTATCACCCGCCTTATTTGCCTTAGCGTCTAACTGTGATTTGTTCACAGCATGACCCTCAGCAGTTCCAACCGGAATTGTAATTGCACCCGTGAAAGTATCACCCGCCTTATTTGCCTTAGCGTCTAACTGTGATTTGTTCACAGCATGACCCTCAGCAGTTCCAACCGGAATTGTAATTGCACCCGTGAAAGTATCACCTGCCTTATTTGCCTTAGCGTCTAACTGTGATTTGTTCACAGCATGACCGTCAGCAGTTCCATTTGGAATTGTAATTGCACCCGTGAAAGTATCACCTGCCTTATTTGCCTTAGCGTCTAACTGTGATTTGTTCACAGCATGACCCTCAGCAGTTCCAACCGGAATTGTAATTGCACCCGTGAAAGTATCACCCGCCTTATTTGCCTTAGCAGTCATATCAACATCCAATTCACTAAAATTAGTATTGATTCTATCGAGTTCGTCTTTAACTAAAAGCCCATTCATCGGTATTTTTTTGCCCCATTCGTGAATATTAATAACGTTCATACAATCTCCAATTGGTATTTAATAAAGTGAGTAAAATAAAGGCGAGTAACAAATTCAGCAACCTTAGAGCCGGATAAATACAGCTCTACTTTGTCCACAATCGTAGGTAAATCGTCATACTCCACAGAGGTTTCAGTCAGCCAAAATTCTCTCTCTATAAGGTCATTTGTAGACAGTAAATTCCCATTTTTGTAGAGACGAATTTCATCACAATTAGGAACGTTAATATCTACTTCTAGGTAGGCACTAACGCCTATCGGTTTGATACTTTCGATGAGTTTATTGATTGCAAAATAATCAAAATCCATCAAACCAAGAGCATAAATTTTGACCGACGCAGGTCTAAGACTTGGCTCCATAGGCTCCGTGCCGGACATATAATAATGACCGTTCATCAGAAACTCATTATCTTCTAAAGGGTCAAATCGAAATAAGCCGTTAAGCTTACTTTGACCGTCTAGTTTAAGAGCGGGTAATCCTTTGTATAACTCCACAATTCCAATATTCAAGTAGCGGGAAATCTGGCTATACATAGCCCAAAGTGAATTGATTTCTTTGACGATAGACGAACGAAACAAAACCGATTTATACTCCGCATCACTCTGACCAAGTTCTCGTTGTTTACCCAAAATCATTCCGATTTTGTAAATTTTACCCCGTTTCGTTCAAAACATCATATTATGAGAGAAAGACAATCCTTTTTGCTTTAAGCTTTTAATTCGTGGGACAGAAGGAAAAAGAATTATGGGAGAAGTTGGATGCAAATTACTAGAAAGAAAATTTTACCCAGTTTAGTTCAAAACATCTCTTTATGAATAGGGAGCTATCCGTTTTTACTTTAAGCTTTTAATTTTTGAGATAGAATGAGATCTAATTATGGAAGAAGTTGGATGCAAATTTTACCCAGTTTAGTTCAAAACATCTCTTTATGAATAGGGAGCTATCCGTTTTTACTTTAAGCTTTTAATTTTTGAGATAGAATGAGATCTAATTATGGAAGAAGTTGGATGCAAATTACTAGAAAGAAATTTTACCCAGTTTAGTTCAAAACATCTCTTTATGAATAGGGAGCTATCCGTTTTTACTTTAAGCTTTTAATTTTTGAGATAGAATGAGATCTAATTATGGAAGAAGTTGGATGCAAATTACTAGAAAGAAATTTTACCCAGTTTAGTTCAAAACATCTCTTTATGAATAGGGAGCTATCCGTTTTTACTTTAAGCTTTTAATTTTTGAGATAGAATGAGATCTAATTATGGAAGAAGTTGGATGCAAATTACTAGAAAGATGACTTGTCTAAATTGGAATACTGGATTCTATGATCAAAACTATCTTGACAATTGATAGCATATACGCTATCATGTATCTTGTGCGGGTTAGTATAGATACAAATGTTATTTATCAGGCATTGAGAGATACCAGCGGTGCTTCTAATTTTATAGTAAGACTCGTTCGCCAGAGAAAACTTGAATTAGCCCTTTCTATTCCCGTTTTCTCTGAATACTCGGATGTGCTATTACGTGAAAAGTCTTTGCAGGATTTAGAGCTAACTAAAAAAGATATAAAAGACTTTTTGGATTATATAATTAGCGTTGCTTCCCCATTTTCCATTAGCTTTCGTTTACGTCCAAATTTATCGGATGAAGCAGATAATATATTTGTGGAATTAGCATTTACAAGCAACAGTAAATTTTTAATTACCTCGAATATCAGAGATTATACGATCGGTAATAATCTGATTTTTGATTCTTTTAAAACAATAACCCCAACAGATTTTGTTAGGATGTGGAGAAAATTTTATGTCTAAGAAAAATGTTTTAACAATAAGAATTCCAGAAGATTTAAAAGATAGATTAGAAAGAACAGCATCGTCTCAAGGAGTTTCTCTAAATCAGTTTGCTTTGTATGCATTTACAAGAGGATTAAACGATGTTGAAACAGCAAATTTTTTTAAATCGAAAATAGCTGGAAAGAGCAAAGAATCATTAGAAAAAAAGTTTGATAAAGTGATGAAGAAAATTAAATCCAAAAAAACGTTACCCGCCTGGGATAGACTTTAATTTTGAAGAATTAGAATAATGCATTCCATGACAACAATTACAAGAACTAAAACCCAACTCGTTCACCGATTTATCGACCGTAACCGCTTAGACATAGGATTATTAGTGGCAGCTATATTTCAAGTGATAGCAATACACCTTTGGTACCAATATGAAGGTATTAATTTGTTTTATCCGAAGGAATATGTTGACGAGATTATGTGCCCAGTCGAGGTAAAAATTGAAGAAGACATTATTTCGTTAGATGGCGATATAGAAATTGTTGATAGATTGAACGAAAACCTAACACTCCTTTATGCTCCTGATTACAATTTAATTGGAGCAACTGAGCCTATTGATTTAAGGCCCCGCATTAAACCCAAACTTACCAAAGAAGCAAAAGAGAATGAAGTCCAAGGAACTTTAACATTAGAAATTATCGTTGCGGATACTGGCGATGTGCTCCAAGTTAGATCGGTTGGAAGAAAAATCGGATTTGGAATTGAAGAAAGCGCGATAATGACTTACAAGGCGAAGAAATTTTATCCTTCATTTCAAAATAATAAACCAGTTACAGTCAAAAAGTTGGTATCTGTTCGATTTGAATTAGATGATACTATCTGAGTCCATTTTTAAATTCTAATTTTTCCTCTGATACTTTTTTATACGTTTCTCGCATGAGTGTTTCGGGTACCGGTGCATAAAGGACTTTTTTATTAAAATTAAATTCAACTAAAAAATTCTCTTCGGTATAATCATAATGATCCAAATAATGAACTTTATATTTTCCTTTAGTTATTAATTCTGCATTGAATAGAATCCCGTGTGTTTCGATATATTTTCTTCCATATTCAAACTTATTTGATAACGCATCTATTCCAAAATATACTCTTTCTTTCCACTCTTCACCAGCATCCCCGTTTATAAATTGTTTTGTTGAATAACAAGCGTAAGTGTCTTTATGCACTATTAATTTTTTTAACGGACAAATTTTACCCCGTTTCGTTCAAAACATCATATTATGAGAGAAAGACAATCCTATTTTGCTATACCCATTCTCAAAAGTAAATTCCAATTTAAATTTGAATACTCTCTTTTTGAGAATGGGGAATACCCCTTTATAGAAAAATAGTGGAACTCATTTGTGAAAAATGGTATTTAAGCTTTTAATTTTGTAGGATAGAAGGAGATAGAATTGTGAGAGAAGTTGGATGCAAATTACTAGAAAGAAAAGTATTCATACAAGGCTCTGCTATCGGATACTATGGAATGTATGAATCTTCTGACCCAATATGCCGCGAAGATTCTAATGCGGGCGAGGATTTTTTAGCAAAACTTTGTGTCGACTGGGAAAATGCAGCATTACGCGCAGAGAAGTTAGGAATTCGTACTGTTTTGATCCGAACTGGTGTTGTACTTTCTCCTGAAAACGGCGCGCTTGCCCAAATGCTTACTCCTTTTAAATTGTTTGTAGGTGGACCGCTGGGTAATGGCAAACAGTTTTTAAGTTGGATTCATTTTACCGATATGGTTCGCGGGATTTTATTTCTAATGGAAAATTCGCATGCGAAAGGAGCTTTTAATTTTACTTCACCTAAGCCTTGCTCCAACAAAGAATTTTCGAATATGCTAGGGACTGTTCTATCGCGTCCTTCGTTTATGGCAGTACCTAGCTTTGCAATTACTGCTTTGTATGGCGAAGGCGCCGAAGTAATTCTGAAAGGTCAAAATGTTCTTCCTGCGCGTTTACTGGAATCAGGATATAAATTTCAATTTCCGGAATTGAAGCTGGCGCTGGAAAATTTATTAGCTTAGTATGTATGATGGTTTAAAAAATCGCTCCTTGAGCGGAGCGATGCGATGGATATGTCGAAATGCCATTGTTACTATCAGTCCTTACTTCGAATAAATTCTATATTTAGTAGTTCATTTTCCTCAAGAAATATTTCATTATTGACTAAATTTCTATACTATATAAAATAATGCAATGGAAACCAAGCCCCCCCCCGAATTCTAGTCTTCGCGATATCCATACTATTTTTAAAGTGTCTGGGTATAGATAAAAATTCAAAAGCGATTCAACTGAAAATGTCTATTAACAGAACTCAGTCGATACTCGATAAATTACAAGTAGCGATTCCAGTTGCTTTACTCAACTCAGACGGATCACCACTTCATCCTCCCATTGACCACACGCAAAATAGAAACATCTATGCGATTTCTACAAAAGACGGGGAAGATATTCTCAGTATGCAAGAATCTTCCAAACCTTTAAAAATTTTAGAAAAAGAAAACTTAGAAAAAATTATAAAAGATTTTCCTAGAATGCTTTACGCACCCAAAAGAACAGATGCGGAAATAATCGAAGACGCCGAGGACTCAGATTTAGGAATTCCACCCAAAGATAGATCGCTTTCGGAAGAAGAAAAAAAGAAAAGATTAGAAGATGAAATAATGGGGATGAAACAATTTCATTTATTTGCGCGGTCATCTATTTACAAGGCTAATCCTACTGAATTAAGGAATATAAGAACCAATTTGACATTAGCCGTTGCTACGTATGCTTTAATAGAAGAATACCTAGAACAAAATCCTGAAATAGATCCAACTTATTTTAGAACAGCTATGGAACTAACGATTCAATCCAGAATGCTGGTCATCGATGCCATGACAGCAAGGGGGATACAGCAATGAAATACATTATTGTAATATTACTCATCGTTACTTCTGCCTGTAAAAATACAGAACAAGAAAAGCAATCAAAGTATGAAAAAAGTCAGAATACATATTTTAGTGTTTTATGGTTGCTCATTGCTCGTGATAAAAATGAAGACCCTGATTGTGGCGGCGATGCTTTGGGAACTTTATTTGGATTAAATAATAATAGAACTAGGAATGATAAACTAGAAGAAAATCAAGATTTGACAAGTGATGAATTTAATGTGTATTACCAGAGTTCCAATAAAACATTTATTACGGTTACATTAACCCAAGTCACTACTAATAAAGTAGGTGCCGATTGTTCGCAACCTGGAAGTATAGTATTTTCTTATTGCAACGGAGTATATCGAGCTCTTTCTTATCGGGACGATAGATTTCAACTCAACCAAGCATACCAATTTGAAGCATTAAAAAATATAAAAAATTTTGTTTCAATTGGGAGTAATACTACTGATTGTAGCGTGCAATTTAACCTAAAAAGTGAGGTGCAATGATGAAACATAAAATAAATTCTGTAATTATTATTCTAGTTATAATTGGAAGTAATTTATATTCCGATTCGTATCAAAAACATTTAGATACCAATATTTTTCAAAATTCTGGAAAGGTATGCTCCACTGAAGGCTTCTCTGATACCAACACTGCCTTTACTTTTTTTGGAGACAGTCGGGTTGATTTGGTAAGCGTACCCTTGTATGGAGCTTCCTCATTAGATTTTTATTTGGGAACGGGAGGTCAATGGAACACTCAAAACTTTGCTGTGAGTGCTACTACTTCGGTTGACTTGTTAGCTCAAACTAATATATGCTTTGCAAGAGAGGCTGATCCAACTTTACCAAAGTATCCCAA
Encoded here:
- a CDS encoding glycosyltransferase family 39 protein; translation: MKRILYFLVLIASIAPILFTLPFDVIDIDSAQYAEIVREMVTNNEYFFLRDNGKQYLDKPILTFWSIAFFFKLFGISNYTFRLPAILITLLSFYSIFRITYLISNNFRRSFLAFVIYATCPGLFAMVVDPKIDVYLTAYLLFIHHAYYLGVKKNSRWFYLMYVFIGLGFITKGPISLVIPAISIGGDILIRRDWTLLKNMRLIVGIPLLLLFPAIWSYILFQDFSWYGPHFFLWIQSFGRFYRKMYDQKVDPFYFILNFAWAFSTFLIPLIFYLVSVLKNEIEKNGFRNQFKMLMEKIKLNQFEAQYFVIPFWFFLFLGLISFSRYQLPQYIYWLLPAAAIFTSGVVEKYIENNQKNYLFLLPYLATIVFLLLTPFSVIEFKWTPLILLFIISFTFLLKNYRPTLLLSIFATVLIYFNIECSLYPFLLSYQPASQVGNRIIALEPSKKEIFTYKLPSSKRSYSFYSKRLMKPLFDKMKFYKIINIEDSRLVLVPADYLEDMKNFLGDQMTFEVLESHPSYKVATPKINFFFQKERSLITKDILLVRVRKKMDLRSGMYISK
- a CDS encoding Cys-rich protein — protein: MKKLIFIILVFLFSECKDPTEAKCESACNFFIKCTEEVNKMKITGPELNLGVINCMKGCTRYQSEILSCYAEESDSCKGMAECMLQSGLGD
- a CDS encoding putative toxin-antitoxin system toxin component, PIN family, with protein sequence MYLVRVSIDTNVIYQALRDTSGASNFIVRLVRQRKLELALSIPVFSEYSDVLLREKSLQDLELTKKDIKDFLDYIISVASPFSISFRLRPNLSDEADNIFVELAFTSNSKFLITSNIRDYTIGNNLIFDSFKTITPTDFVRMWRKFYV
- a CDS encoding toxin-antitoxin system HicB family antitoxin yields the protein MSKKNVLTIRIPEDLKDRLERTASSQGVSLNQFALYAFTRGLNDVETANFFKSKIAGKSKESLEKKFDKVMKKIKSKKTLPAWDRL
- a CDS encoding energy transducer TonB; this translates as MTTITRTKTQLVHRFIDRNRLDIGLLVAAIFQVIAIHLWYQYEGINLFYPKEYVDEIMCPVEVKIEEDIISLDGDIEIVDRLNENLTLLYAPDYNLIGATEPIDLRPRIKPKLTKEAKENEVQGTLTLEIIVADTGDVLQVRSVGRKIGFGIEESAIMTYKAKKFYPSFQNNKPVTVKKLVSVRFELDDTI
- a CDS encoding TIGR01777 family protein — encoded protein: MREVGCKLLERKVFIQGSAIGYYGMYESSDPICREDSNAGEDFLAKLCVDWENAALRAEKLGIRTVLIRTGVVLSPENGALAQMLTPFKLFVGGPLGNGKQFLSWIHFTDMVRGILFLMENSHAKGAFNFTSPKPCSNKEFSNMLGTVLSRPSFMAVPSFAITALYGEGAEVILKGQNVLPARLLESGYKFQFPELKLALENLLA